One genomic segment of Coffea arabica cultivar ET-39 chromosome 6e, Coffea Arabica ET-39 HiFi, whole genome shotgun sequence includes these proteins:
- the LOC140009362 gene encoding B3 domain-containing protein At2g36080-like isoform X2 yields MSINHFSSDLPETHYWWPQQQHHYHHTMEPSSAKTPPSRPNTTTAAAFWPNSHLYRPISAHNPHNSAAFSFDLNNEEEDEAPAIEDERESNARIISAKQEEDKEIVPKEPLFEKPLTPSDVGKLNRLVIPKQHAEKYFPLSGGGGGGNNDSGGEKGLLLSFEDESGKGWRFRYSYWNSSQSYVLTKGWSRFVKEKRLDAGDVVLFERHRLDGDRLFIGWRKRRAGGPSQGGQEGTGAAQAQPATSGGGGGGWTRVYFPSGHHPYPQQLQQYHHDDGHGHGHGPALPYQPDCLRPAGVLQIQTTAAASANSKRLRLFGVNLECQQQPDHDSETSSEPPTTPEASSTWTQDQAHYQFHSYNPRLHHSYFNHHNHMDINFSRDMNQTGYRQG; encoded by the exons CACTACTGGTGGCCTCAACAACAGCATCACTACCACCATACCATGGAACCCTCCTCCGCAAAAACTCCACCCTCCAGGCCCAACACCACCACCGCAGCCGCCTTTTGGCCCAATTCCCACCTCTACCGGCCAATCTCCGCCCACAATCCGCATAATTCAGCAGCTTTCAGCTTCGACCTAAACAACGAAGAGGAGGATGAAGCTCCTGCCATTGAGGATGAGAGGGAAAGCAACGCCCGCATCATCAGTGCCAAACAAGAGGAAGACAAGGAAATAGTACCCAAAGAGCCCTTGTTCGAGAAGCCATTGACCCCGAGTGACGTCGGCAAGCTCAACCGCCTCGTCATCCCGAAGCAACACGCCGAGAAATATTTTCCTCTCAGCGGCGGCGGAGGCGGTGGCAACAATGACTCGGGAGGAGAGAAAGGGCTGTTACTGAGTTTCGAGGACGAGTCCGGCAAGGGGTGGCGGTTTCGATATTCTTACTGGAACAGCAGCCAGAGCTACGTATTGACCAAGGGCTGGAGCCGTTTCGTGAAAGAGAAACGGCTGGATGCGGGGGATGTAGTTCTGTTCGAACGGCACCGTCTAGACGGTGACCGGCTTTTTATAGGGTGGAGGAAAAGGAGAGCAGGTGGTCCAAGCCAAGGTGGTCAAGAGGGTACTGGAGCTGCTCAAGCTCAGCCAGCTACGTCGGGCGGCGGAGGAGGTGGGTGGACCCGGGTGTACTTTCCATCCGGGCATCATCCTTATCCACAACAGCTGCAGCAGTATCATCATGATGATGGTCATGGTCATGGTCATGGGCCTGCCCTCCCATACCAACCCGACTGTCTTCGTCCAG CAGGAGTGTTGCAGATTCAGACAACAGCAGCAGCAAGTGCCAACTCCAAGAGACTGAGGTTGTTTGGTGTAAACCTAGAATGCCAGCAGCAACCAGATCATGATTCCGAGACCTCCTCCGAGCCGCCCACAACACCTGAGGCTTCATCGACATGGACCCAGGATCAAGCCCACTACCAATTTCACTCCTACAACCCCAGACTTCATCATTCCTATTTTAACCATCACAATCACATG
- the LOC140009362 gene encoding B3 domain-containing protein At2g36080-like isoform X3 produces the protein MSINHFSSDLPETHYWWPQQQHHYHHTMEPSSAKTPPSRPNTTTAAAFWPNSHLYRPISAHNPHNSAAFSFDLNNEEEDEAPAIEDERESNARIISAKQEEDKEIVPKEPLFEKPLTPSDVGKLNRLVIPKQHAEKYFPLSGGGGGGNNDSGGEKGLLLSFEDESGKGWRFRYSYWNSSQSYVLTKGWSRFVKEKRLDAGDVVLFERHRLDGDRLFIGWRKRRAGGPSQGGQEGTGAAQAQPATSGGGGGGWTRVYFPSGHHPYPQQLQQYHHDDGHGHGHGPALPYQPDCLRPGVLQIQTTAAASANSKRLRLFGVNLECQQQPDHDSETSSEPPTTPEASSTWTQDQAHYQFHSYNPRLHHSYFNHHNHMDINFSRDMNQTGYRQG, from the exons CACTACTGGTGGCCTCAACAACAGCATCACTACCACCATACCATGGAACCCTCCTCCGCAAAAACTCCACCCTCCAGGCCCAACACCACCACCGCAGCCGCCTTTTGGCCCAATTCCCACCTCTACCGGCCAATCTCCGCCCACAATCCGCATAATTCAGCAGCTTTCAGCTTCGACCTAAACAACGAAGAGGAGGATGAAGCTCCTGCCATTGAGGATGAGAGGGAAAGCAACGCCCGCATCATCAGTGCCAAACAAGAGGAAGACAAGGAAATAGTACCCAAAGAGCCCTTGTTCGAGAAGCCATTGACCCCGAGTGACGTCGGCAAGCTCAACCGCCTCGTCATCCCGAAGCAACACGCCGAGAAATATTTTCCTCTCAGCGGCGGCGGAGGCGGTGGCAACAATGACTCGGGAGGAGAGAAAGGGCTGTTACTGAGTTTCGAGGACGAGTCCGGCAAGGGGTGGCGGTTTCGATATTCTTACTGGAACAGCAGCCAGAGCTACGTATTGACCAAGGGCTGGAGCCGTTTCGTGAAAGAGAAACGGCTGGATGCGGGGGATGTAGTTCTGTTCGAACGGCACCGTCTAGACGGTGACCGGCTTTTTATAGGGTGGAGGAAAAGGAGAGCAGGTGGTCCAAGCCAAGGTGGTCAAGAGGGTACTGGAGCTGCTCAAGCTCAGCCAGCTACGTCGGGCGGCGGAGGAGGTGGGTGGACCCGGGTGTACTTTCCATCCGGGCATCATCCTTATCCACAACAGCTGCAGCAGTATCATCATGATGATGGTCATGGTCATGGTCATGGGCCTGCCCTCCCATACCAACCCGACTGTCTTCGTCCAG GAGTGTTGCAGATTCAGACAACAGCAGCAGCAAGTGCCAACTCCAAGAGACTGAGGTTGTTTGGTGTAAACCTAGAATGCCAGCAGCAACCAGATCATGATTCCGAGACCTCCTCCGAGCCGCCCACAACACCTGAGGCTTCATCGACATGGACCCAGGATCAAGCCCACTACCAATTTCACTCCTACAACCCCAGACTTCATCATTCCTATTTTAACCATCACAATCACATG
- the LOC140009362 gene encoding B3 domain-containing protein At2g36080-like isoform X1: protein MSINHFSSDLPETHYWWPQQQHHYHHTMEPSSAKTPPSRPNTTTAAAFWPNSHLYRPISAHNPHNSAAFSFDLNNEEEDEAPAIEDERESNARIISAKQEEDKEIVPKEPLFEKPLTPSDVGKLNRLVIPKQHAEKYFPLSGGGGGGNNDSGGEKGLLLSFEDESGKGWRFRYSYWNSSQSYVLTKGWSRFVKEKRLDAGDVVLFERHRLDGDRLFIGWRKRRAGGPSQGGQEGTGAAQAQPATSGGGGGGWTRVYFPSGHHPYPQQLQQYHHDDGHGHGHGPALPYQPDCLRPAAGVLQIQTTAAASANSKRLRLFGVNLECQQQPDHDSETSSEPPTTPEASSTWTQDQAHYQFHSYNPRLHHSYFNHHNHMDINFSRDMNQTGYRQG, encoded by the exons CACTACTGGTGGCCTCAACAACAGCATCACTACCACCATACCATGGAACCCTCCTCCGCAAAAACTCCACCCTCCAGGCCCAACACCACCACCGCAGCCGCCTTTTGGCCCAATTCCCACCTCTACCGGCCAATCTCCGCCCACAATCCGCATAATTCAGCAGCTTTCAGCTTCGACCTAAACAACGAAGAGGAGGATGAAGCTCCTGCCATTGAGGATGAGAGGGAAAGCAACGCCCGCATCATCAGTGCCAAACAAGAGGAAGACAAGGAAATAGTACCCAAAGAGCCCTTGTTCGAGAAGCCATTGACCCCGAGTGACGTCGGCAAGCTCAACCGCCTCGTCATCCCGAAGCAACACGCCGAGAAATATTTTCCTCTCAGCGGCGGCGGAGGCGGTGGCAACAATGACTCGGGAGGAGAGAAAGGGCTGTTACTGAGTTTCGAGGACGAGTCCGGCAAGGGGTGGCGGTTTCGATATTCTTACTGGAACAGCAGCCAGAGCTACGTATTGACCAAGGGCTGGAGCCGTTTCGTGAAAGAGAAACGGCTGGATGCGGGGGATGTAGTTCTGTTCGAACGGCACCGTCTAGACGGTGACCGGCTTTTTATAGGGTGGAGGAAAAGGAGAGCAGGTGGTCCAAGCCAAGGTGGTCAAGAGGGTACTGGAGCTGCTCAAGCTCAGCCAGCTACGTCGGGCGGCGGAGGAGGTGGGTGGACCCGGGTGTACTTTCCATCCGGGCATCATCCTTATCCACAACAGCTGCAGCAGTATCATCATGATGATGGTCATGGTCATGGTCATGGGCCTGCCCTCCCATACCAACCCGACTGTCTTCGTCCAG CAGCAGGAGTGTTGCAGATTCAGACAACAGCAGCAGCAAGTGCCAACTCCAAGAGACTGAGGTTGTTTGGTGTAAACCTAGAATGCCAGCAGCAACCAGATCATGATTCCGAGACCTCCTCCGAGCCGCCCACAACACCTGAGGCTTCATCGACATGGACCCAGGATCAAGCCCACTACCAATTTCACTCCTACAACCCCAGACTTCATCATTCCTATTTTAACCATCACAATCACATG